In Kutzneria kofuensis, the DNA window CACATGTGAATGTGAAATACGAGATCAACACGAACTGTCAAGCAACCTGGCGCGTAGTGGAGTGTGACGAAGTCCGGGTCTGCCCGATTGGACTTGACGGCCCCGGATTTGTTAGGCAGTGCAGGCCGCCTCGACCTTAAGGGGACCTCACCATGCGCTTGCGGGGATCACTACGAGCGACCGCCGCACTCGCCGCACTGGCTCTGCTCGCCGCATGCGGGACGAGCGGACCCGCCGACACGCTGACCGCGGCCGCGGGCCAGGGCAAGCTCACCATCGGCATCCGGTTCGACCAGCCGGGCATCGGCGAGAAGACGCTGAACGGCCAGTTCCAGGGCTTCGACGTGGACGTGGCGAAGTACATCGCAGGCGAGTTGGGCGTCGACGCGAACAACATCACCTGGAAGGAAGCCGAGCCGGCCGACCGTGAGAAGTTGCTCACCACCGGCAAGGTCGACATGGTCGTGGCCGCCTACACCATCAACGACAAGCGCAAGAAGCTCGTCGACTTCGCCGGGCCGTACTTCACCGTCGGCCAGGACCTGTTGGTACGCCTGAGCGACACCACGATCACCGGCCCGCAGTCACTGAACGGCAAGAAGCTCTGCTCGGTGGCGGGCTCCACGTCGGCGCAGCAGGTGAAGGACAAGTTCGCGCAGAACACCACCCTGGTGGAGTACAGCCGCTACTCCGACTGCGTCACCGCGCTGCTCGCCAATCTCGTCGACGCGGTCACCACCGACGACGTGATCCTCGCCGGCTACGCGGCGCAGAACCCGGAGCTGCTCAGGGTTGTCGGCAAGCCGTTCACCAAGGACTCGTACGGCATCGGCCTGCGCAAGGGCGACGCCGGCGGCCGGGAGAAGGTGGACGCCGCACTGCAGAAGATGATCTCCACCGGGGCCTGGCGGTCGGCGCTGCAGGCCAATGTGGGCAGTTCCGGCTACCAGATGCCGTCGCCGCCTGCCATCACGGAGCGCTGACGACGTAGCGTACGTCACATGCGACTGCTGATCGGCTTCGACGAATACCCCCTGGACCCGTTCAACGAGCTGCTGCCGGGCTGGGACATCGAACGCACCACACCGGAGCGGTTTCCCGAGCTCGCCGTGGACGCGGACGTGGTGTGTCCCATCGCCGCCACCGTGGACTCGGACCTGCTGAAAGCCGGCCGGTTCGGCCTGGTGCAGCAGTTCGGCGTGGGCTTGGAGAAGGTCGACGTGGACGCGGCGACCGCCGCCGGGGTGTGGGTGTCCCGACTGCCCGGCGACGTCACCGGCAACGCGGACAGCGTCGCCGAGCTGGCCGTTCTGCTCACGCTCGCACTCGGTCGGCGGCTCGACGAGGCGCGCCAGGCGCTGCGGAACCGGGTCTGGGCCCAGCCCGTGGGACGGGCGCTGTTCGACGGCACGGCGGTGATCGTCGGGCTCGGCTCGATCGGCTTGGCGGTGGCGAAGCGGTTGTCCGGCTTCGGAATGCGGCTGGTGGCCGTGCGGGCACGGCCGGAGCTGGGCGGGCCGCCGGAGATCGAGCGGGTGGTCGGCGTCGACCGGCTGCCCGAGGTGCTGGGCCGGGCGGACGTGGTGATCAGCAGCTTGATGTTCGGTGAACACAACCGGAA includes these proteins:
- a CDS encoding NAD(P)-dependent oxidoreductase, which encodes MRLLIGFDEYPLDPFNELLPGWDIERTTPERFPELAVDADVVCPIAATVDSDLLKAGRFGLVQQFGVGLEKVDVDAATAAGVWVSRLPGDVTGNADSVAELAVLLTLALGRRLDEARQALRNRVWAQPVGRALFDGTAVIVGLGSIGLAVAKRLSGFGMRLVAVRARPELGGPPEIERVVGVDRLPEVLGRADVVISSLMFGEHNRNFFDANAFAAMKPGALFVNVARGGLVDEAALLAALESGHIGGAGLDVHVVEPADPGSPLVNHPKVIATPHVAGVTEQMMQRSVIAFTDNLKRYAAGQPLQWTVNEPSQVAQRRPQG
- a CDS encoding glutamate ABC transporter substrate-binding protein, producing MRLRGSLRATAALAALALLAACGTSGPADTLTAAAGQGKLTIGIRFDQPGIGEKTLNGQFQGFDVDVAKYIAGELGVDANNITWKEAEPADREKLLTTGKVDMVVAAYTINDKRKKLVDFAGPYFTVGQDLLVRLSDTTITGPQSLNGKKLCSVAGSTSAQQVKDKFAQNTTLVEYSRYSDCVTALLANLVDAVTTDDVILAGYAAQNPELLRVVGKPFTKDSYGIGLRKGDAGGREKVDAALQKMISTGAWRSALQANVGSSGYQMPSPPAITER